TTTGTTCTCGCCGCAAGCTGCCTAACCTCATCAGCAACGACAGCAAAACCGCGGCCTTGCTCACCAGCACGCGCCGCTTCTATTGCCGCGTTCAATGCAAGCAAGTTAGTTTGGTCAGCAATGCCTTTAATACTATCAACTAGGTCATTAATTTTCTTTGAATGATTATTCAATGCTTGTATCTCACTACTCGCTAACTCCATTTTTGTAGCGAGCTCATTCATGTTTTCAATCGTCGACTCAATGACACTACGCCCTTTCGACGTTTGTTGTCGTGTTTCATTCGACACACCACTGGCTAATTGTGCGGCTTCTGATGCGGCCTTTTCTTGCTGTATTTGTTCCGTTACATTCGTTGCAAATTTAATGACTTTGTACAACTCACCTCGATCATTATGTATCGGGTTATAAGACGCCTCTAGCCACAGTTCATTACCGTAATGATCAACACGCTGGAAGCGGCCTGAGACGTACTGACCTGCGCCTAGTTGTTGCCAAAAAGTCTGATATTCAGAGGAATTATACAAATCAGAAAAACAAAACATGCGGTGATGCTTACCTTGTATTTCAGACAGTTTATAGCCAACGGTTTTTAAAAAGTTATCATTTGCGGTAATGATTTTACCGTCCAGCTCAAATTCGATAATAGCCATCGAACGATTCAAGCCATTGAGCAAATCTTCTTTTTCGCGAGAGCTTGTAATGGTGCGAGTCAGCTCATACGCAAATACACTATAACTCTCTACTTTACCCTCAACAGATTTTATCGGTTCGACGATTCCCCGCAACCACGCTTCGCTACCATCACTGTATGCCATTTCAATCGCGCCATGCCAATGCTCACCCGATTCAATCGCACTTTTCATATTCAAAAAATGTTCTGTCTCTCTCACTTTTTTAGGTACAACGGAAATGAACGGCTGACCGATAATAGCATCCGATTTTACGCCCATAAGCTCTTCGTACAGCTTATTGACTGACGAGATAATCCCTTTACTATTCAGCTTGAAACTGATCGCACTTTCATTCATACCGTTATAGATTTGCTTTAGCACATGCAGCTCGTCTAAGGCTTCTTGATATTTCTTTTTAATACCACGGCTATTAAAAAACATTCACCCTTACCTCTGTAATCACTATCGGAAATAGTTTTATTTCGCTTTTTAATATCTTAGATGATTTCTGAGATAAAGTGCGGACAGATAAAAATTTTATTACGGTGATTGAACTATCTCACACTATTTAAGAAAAAATTCTTCGGTAAATCGGTATAAACCTTAGTTATTTCTCTATATTTATCAGCGAAAATCTATTGACAAAATATTGAATATAAGAAAATTTATTATAATAGATCCTGTAAGATTCTAATCCGTCCCAGACAATAACTACATCAAGGATATTTTTAAGACGGAGCATTCAGCCAATATCGCCGGAACGTCATTTTTTGATATTTTTAACATAAAAAAATAGGCGAATCACATCGCCTATTGAATTCCTATAGAAAA
This DNA window, taken from Vibrio palustris, encodes the following:
- a CDS encoding methyl-accepting chemotaxis protein gives rise to the protein MSNETRQQTSKGRSVIESTIENMNELATKMELASSEIQALNNHSKKINDLVDSIKGIADQTNLLALNAAIEAARAGEQGRGFAVVADEVRQLAARTNATTGEIIAMVSENLAKTESTVDLISECQLKTTDALESSNSAGDVIQEIEAGADKVNEAIQHLNRA